AACGACTACCAGGAGACGCCCTACGACTCGCTCATCGTCGCGGCCGGCGCCGGGCAGTCCTACTTCGGAAACGACCGTTTCGCCACCTACGCCCCGGCATGAAGACGATCGACGACGCGCTCGAACTGCGGGCCCGCATCCTCAAGTCGTTCGAGATCGCCGAGTTCACCCGCGACGAGGAGGCCCGCCGCCGCGAGCTGACGTTCGTGGTCGTCGGCGCCGGTCCGACCGGCGTCGAGATGGCCGGGCAGATCCGCGAGCTGGCCAGCACCACGCTCCGCAAGGAGTTCCGCAACTACGACACGGCCTCGGCCCGCGTCGTCCTGATCGACGGCGCCGACCAGGTGCTGCCGCCCTTCGGACCGGAGCTCGGCGCCAGAACGAAGGCCACGCTGGAGAAGCTCGGCGTGGAGGTGCAGCTGGGCAGCATCGTCACCGATGTCGACGATGCCGGCCTCACCGTCCGCCACAAGGACGGCTCGGAGGAGCGTATCGAGGCGGCGTGCAAGGTGTGGGCCGCCGGCGTGCAGGGCAGTGAACTCGGCATCACATTGGCCGAGCAGAGCGGCGCGGCGCTGGACCGGGCCGGCCGGATCCAGGTGGAGCCGAACCTGACGCTCCCCACCCATCCGGAGGTGTTCGTCGTCGGCGACATGGCTGCAGTCGACGGTGTCCCCGGCGTCGCGCAGGGGGCGATCCAGGAGGCCCGGCATGCCGCGGCGACTATCCGCGCCCGTCTGGAGCAGCGGGGCGCACCCGGTGCGTTCCGCTACCGCGACAAAGGGTCGATGGCGACGATCTCCAAGTACAAGGCGGTCGCCCTGATCGGGAAGCTGAAGCTCACCGGGTTCCTGGCGTGGACCGCCTGGCTGTTCCTCCATCTGCTCTACATCGCAGGCTTCAAGCAGCGGATCACGACGCTGGTCAGCTGGGCCCTGACGTTCATCTCCAACGGCCGCTCGCAGCGCGTGATGACCAACCAGCAGATGGTCGGCAGGCTGGCGCTCGAACGCCTCGGCACCGGGGCCTCCGGCAAGCTGATGCGCGGCGGCGAGGTCGTTCCCGAGGAGTAGCCGACGCCGCCCGCACCTTGTACGGCACACTGGACAGCGACATCAGTTGCCGAACCAAGGGAGCACGGGCAATGGAAGCGTTCCTCCGCGTCGTGCGCGACATCGCGCTCCTCCTCGCCCGGATCGTCGCAGGCGCCGCACTCGTCCTGCACGGCTGGACCCGCTGGCAGGTCACGGGACTCGAGGCGCAGGTCGAGATCATCGAGGCCGCC
The DNA window shown above is from Tessaracoccus defluvii and carries:
- a CDS encoding NAD(P)/FAD-dependent oxidoreductase; protein product: MKTIDDALELRARILKSFEIAEFTRDEEARRRELTFVVVGAGPTGVEMAGQIRELASTTLRKEFRNYDTASARVVLIDGADQVLPPFGPELGARTKATLEKLGVEVQLGSIVTDVDDAGLTVRHKDGSEERIEAACKVWAAGVQGSELGITLAEQSGAALDRAGRIQVEPNLTLPTHPEVFVVGDMAAVDGVPGVAQGAIQEARHAAATIRARLEQRGAPGAFRYRDKGSMATISKYKAVALIGKLKLTGFLAWTAWLFLHLLYIAGFKQRITTLVSWALTFISNGRSQRVMTNQQMVGRLALERLGTGASGKLMRGGEVVPEE